CAAGGCTCATGGCTCACAGCCAACCCCAAAATTTTTTCCCAAAAGCATAAATTTATTATTTCCAAAAAAAGGAATACAGAAACGTGCGTCGTATTACTTGTATAAATACCAAATATTGGTATTTACGGTCCTGTACAACCGCCTATGTATGCGGGGATGTGACATCCCTCCGCCGGGAGTAATTACTCCATCACACGGCATTAGAGAATTCAGTTTACAGGACCTCACAACTAAATATGATTGGTCCTTTGACACAGTACCTGCATGTTGAGGGAGGCGATTTCGATGTGTTTAATTAAGCATTTGCCTAAACAACTCAGGAACAGGATATCTTGGCCCTCAGGCTCACCCAGCAGACTGTTTCAAGAAGAGGAGGTGCAATCACCACCAGATGCCGGACGGCCAAAGTTAAAAAAAGTCTCCGCACAGATTGGTGGGGCCACAGTATCACAAGCTGCCCCAGGTGAATTTTTAAGTCCACCAGGTGGGCCTGTACAGAACTTTAATCCCTCCCTGTCAGGGGACCCGGGCATTCCCAGGCCGCCAACAAGGGAAGAACTCATTTCTCTATTGAAAGGATGTGATGCTTTCAGTGGTCCTAGAAACCACTGCTCCAAAAAGTAATTTTGCTCACCCCTCTTTATACAAGCAAATTCCCAAAGGGGAAATTTTCTTATAGCTTTTGAGATCCTTTCCTTTCTTTTAAAGTTTCTTTAAGCATAGATTTACTGGCACTGCATAACCCAAGTAGCCAAGTCACGGGTTTTATTGCAGTACCTCATTGTTAAGAAACCCCAGGTGCAGAGACGTCGTTCCCAATGAAAAACATAAGGCTAAGTCCTTTACTCCCTATTTTCTACAGCGCATGGTGCGGCATGCTTATTTAAAGAGCAACCCCACAGCGAAGATTTTTATTTATATGAAAGATTGATGGGAAACCTTTGGAAGGGCGTTACGGAAAATTGAATAGAGAAAATAAACTACCCCCATCCATTGATGGGGGCTTCTTTTTAAAATTACCCAAACAGTCTTTCCTTTAGAAACAGTAGAGGGTCTAGGGGAATTCCTTGCCTGAGAATTTCCATATGCAAGTGAGGACCGGCAGAACGACCAGTGTTACCAACCCTGGCAATGGGTTGATCACGGTCAACCTGTTGCCCTTCGGTCACCAGTAGTTTAGAGCAGTGGGCATACAGGGAACGTATACCGTTACCATGATCCAGAATGACCGTAAGACCATAGGTGCCCCGGGGGGCTGCCCAAACAACTCTGCCTTGTTCTGCTGCTACGATGGTGGCACCGGAGGAGGCTCCAATATCTACTCCTTCATGGGGACGGTCACCCCGGATGCCAAAGTGGGAGGTAATCTCCCCGGCCACCGGCCAGGCCCAACCACCAATTTGAATTTTGCCCTTTTGATTGCTGGTGGCGGACACAACAGCCTCAGAAACCGCTTCTCTATTAGGGACCACCAAGGTTGCACCAATTTTAATAAAATCTGGATTAGCTAATCCATTGGCTTTCATTAGCTCAGCCATGGTTATATCATACTGTCCAGCAATGTGGGATAGGGTTTCACCACTGGCAATCCTATGATAGCCAAGGGACATGCCGGGAATAATCAGGTTTCGACCGGCCACCAATACATCGGTGGGATTCATTTTATTAATTTCTGCCAGCTTCCCAACACTGATACCCGTTCGTTCAGCTATGCTCCATAAAGAATCCCCGGGACGCACCTGATATTCCATTTCTATTTCAGAATTTGCTGTTTGACTTTTGGGTGCCTTGGTTAAAGGCTTTTGAACTTCTATATTGCGGGCTAAGGGCGGTGAATAAGCCCCCTCGGAGACAACTTCGTCCAAACCAGCACTGGCAGGTAAAACTCCCAGAACCATACTGACAAAGTATACCGCTATGGTTAACGTCACAAGTTTTCTTTTATTTATATGAAAATGCATAAAAAATCACCTCGTAATAAACAAACTATTGATAGTTTATCCAAGGTGATTAAATATTATTCATAATTTTAAATACTTTATTTGTCTATTCCTGTATTTTCCTTCTATAGGGACGTTTTTGTCCCGGCGGCTGTGACACATCTAAATTAGGGTTTAGGGGTTGTACCCTTGTCTTGGGCTTAAAATCATGCAGTATCTCATCATTGGCCCGGGTATTTTTCAAACGATCCAGTAAACTTTCCAGTGCCTCAATGGAACTCATACCGGCAATGACCTTGCGAAGGCTCCAGACATAATCCAACTCTTCTTTGGATAAAAGCAAATCTTCCCGCCTGGTGCCGGAACGTTGTATATCAATGGCCGGAAACAACCTGCGATCGGCTAATTTGCGGTCTAAAATCAGTTCCATATTGCCGGTTCCTTTAAACTCTTCAAAGATTACATCATCCATACGACTGCCGGTTTCAATTAGTGCAGTGGCTAAGATGGTCAGGCTACCGCCTTCTTCCATATTACGGGCCGCACCAAAGAACCGTTTGGGTTTATGCAATGCAGCGGGATCCACACCGCCTGAAAGGGTACGTCCACTGGGGGGAATGACAAGGTTATGGGCCCTGGCCAGCCTAGTGATGCTATCCAACAATATCACTACATCACGACCGCTCTCAACCAGCCGTTTAGCCCGCTCCAAAACCATATCCGAGGCCTTTACATGGTTTTCCGGTGGTTCATCAAAGGTGGAACTAACTACTTCCGCTTTAACGGATCGTTCAATATCCGTTACTTCCTCAGGCCTCTCATCGATTAGTAGAATAAACAATTCAATCTCAGGGTGATTAGCCGTAATACTATTGGCAATTTCTTTAATTAAAATGGTTTTACCTGCCTTTGGGGGAGCCACAATCAAGCCTCTCTGTCCTTTTCCCAAGGGTGAAATGAGGTCTATGATGCGAGTTGAAATCTTATCAGGGGTGGTTTGTAATCGGATGCGATCCTGGGGGTAAAGGGGTGTAAGTCCGGCAAAGTGCATACGCTCCGCCGCAAGTTCGGGTCTTGCACCATTAACCTGCTCTACTCTTAGCAGACCGTAGTACCGCTCGTTATCCTTTGGCTTCCTTACCTGGCCATAGACCATATCCCCTGTTCTTAGATCAAATCGTCGTATCTGGGAGTTAGATACATAAATATCGTCGTTGCTAGGTACATAGGTTGATGGTCTTAAAAAGCCATATCCGTCAGGGAGGATTTCCAGTACCCCTCCGGCATAGGAAACACCGCTTTGCTTCGATTGTAATTTCGATATCTCAAAGATAATTTCTTTTTTGCGAAATTTATAATAACCTGGAATCTCTAATTCACGGGCAATACCATACAATTCCTGCATGGTCTTTGCTTCCAGTTGAGCCTGTGTCATGACAGGTCTATCATTTTCAGCCAAAAATAATCCACCTCGTATCCGGATTTTATACTAACTATATAACCACGATATAATCGTTTTATTCACAGGTATATTGGCTTCAAAAATAAACAATCCTTGAAAAAGCTTTGTTTACAGATGTCGAAACCTGTCGTTTGCCCTTTCAAGTATATCGCAGGGTCGATATTTGGTCAATAGATGGGATTTTACTGATCAGAGGCCAATTTTGTAGCCACCGACAGGTAACTTTACCCGTCGGTGACATGAAAATTTAGGCTTTTGGGGTAAGCTTTGCCCAGTCGGCAAGGAAGGCATCAATTCCCTTATCTGTTAAGGGATGTTTGGCCATTTGCAGCAATACTTTATAAGGTACTGTGGCTATGTGGGCCCCGGCCTTGGCGGATTGCTGAACGTGTAACGGGTGACGAATACTGGCTGAGATAATTTGGGTAGCAAGATCATAATTGTTAAAGATATCTGCTATATCGTAGATCAAGCCAATCCCATCCTGGCCAATATCATCTAAGCGTCCCACAAAGGGACTAACATAGGTAGCACCTGCCCTGGCAGCCAATAGCGCCTGATTAGCAGAAAAGATTAGGGTAACATTGGTTTTAATGCCCTTTTCCATACAGGCCCGGGTTGCTTTTAATCCCTCGGTGGTCATTGGTATTTTGATAACAATATTGGGGTGAATGGCTGCAAGTTCCACAGCTTCTTTCATCATACCTTCGGCATCCAAGCTAATCACTTCTGCACTGATGGGACCGTCAACAATGGAGGTTATTTCTTTTACAACTTCCGCAAAATCACGTCCTTCTCGGGCAATCAGAGAGGGATTGGTGGTTACGCCAGCAATGACACCCAGGGCATTGGCAGCCCGAATTTCATCTACATTTGCAGTATCGATAAAAAGAAGCATTATTCAGCCCTCCTATATTTAAGGTAATAAACCTCAGCCATCAGTGTTTACCTGATGGCTGAGCGTTACTTTATCTCATCTTATGCCCGACCGGAACTACCAAATGCCCGAATTTTCTCACGGATTACCTGTGTGGCAGCCTCTCTGGCCGGGGCTAATACTTTACGGGGATCAATTTCTTTGGCATTGTTCTCCAAGGCTTGTCGGCAACCACCGGTAAAGGCCTCGCGGATGTTGGTATCAATATTTACTTTACGCACACCCAGACGAATGGCCTCTTGAATGGCTTCAGTGGGAACGCCTGAGGAACCATGCAAAACAATGGGGGTATCAATCATGCCAGCAATCTTCTCCAGGCGGGCAAAATCCAGTTTAGGAACACCTTTGTATTGCCCATGGGCAGTACCA
This genomic interval from Desulforamulus reducens MI-1 contains the following:
- the rho gene encoding transcription termination factor Rho, translated to MTQAQLEAKTMQELYGIARELEIPGYYKFRKKEIIFEISKLQSKQSGVSYAGGVLEILPDGYGFLRPSTYVPSNDDIYVSNSQIRRFDLRTGDMVYGQVRKPKDNERYYGLLRVEQVNGARPELAAERMHFAGLTPLYPQDRIRLQTTPDKISTRIIDLISPLGKGQRGLIVAPPKAGKTILIKEIANSITANHPEIELFILLIDERPEEVTDIERSVKAEVVSSTFDEPPENHVKASDMVLERAKRLVESGRDVVILLDSITRLARAHNLVIPPSGRTLSGGVDPAALHKPKRFFGAARNMEEGGSLTILATALIETGSRMDDVIFEEFKGTGNMELILDRKLADRRLFPAIDIQRSGTRREDLLLSKEELDYVWSLRKVIAGMSSIEALESLLDRLKNTRANDEILHDFKPKTRVQPLNPNLDVSQPPGQKRPYRRKIQE
- the fsa gene encoding fructose-6-phosphate aldolase; this translates as MLLFIDTANVDEIRAANALGVIAGVTTNPSLIAREGRDFAEVVKEITSIVDGPISAEVISLDAEGMMKEAVELAAIHPNIVIKIPMTTEGLKATRACMEKGIKTNVTLIFSANQALLAARAGATYVSPFVGRLDDIGQDGIGLIYDIADIFNNYDLATQIISASIRHPLHVQQSAKAGAHIATVPYKVLLQMAKHPLTDKGIDAFLADWAKLTPKA
- a CDS encoding peptidoglycan DD-metalloendopeptidase family protein, which translates into the protein MHFHINKRKLVTLTIAVYFVSMVLGVLPASAGLDEVVSEGAYSPPLARNIEVQKPLTKAPKSQTANSEIEMEYQVRPGDSLWSIAERTGISVGKLAEINKMNPTDVLVAGRNLIIPGMSLGYHRIASGETLSHIAGQYDITMAELMKANGLANPDFIKIGATLVVPNREAVSEAVVSATSNQKGKIQIGGWAWPVAGEITSHFGIRGDRPHEGVDIGASSGATIVAAEQGRVVWAAPRGTYGLTVILDHGNGIRSLYAHCSKLLVTEGQQVDRDQPIARVGNTGRSAGPHLHMEILRQGIPLDPLLFLKERLFG